Below is a window of Agrobacterium vitis DNA.
AGAAAATGTCCGAGTTGAACTTGCGGGTCCCCGGCTGGGTCTTGCACCAGTTCAGCCAGGCGTCGGGGCGCGAGCGCGTATGCAGAGCAGGCACGCTGGGGCGAGGCACTTTGTTAAGGTCAGCCGCCACCTGTGGCGTGCAGACCATGCCCATCGCTTCCGGGGCCAGTTCCCTCACATGCAGGCGGGGGTCGATGGCAAAATCGTTGCGCCGCACGGCAAGATCGACGTGATCGCGGCGAAAATCGATTTTTCCGCCCGCTGCGAGAACCTTGACATCCAGACCGGTCCTTTCTTTCAGATCGCCAAGGTTTGGGATGAGGAATTTCAGGCAGAGCGTCGGTTCGCAGGAGACGATCAGCGGCTGCGCATAGGCATTGCTGCGAAAATCCGTGACGACATTTTCCAGATCCTGGAACACGGAGGCAAGCCTGGCCGCCAATTGTCGACCGCGCTCCGTCAGGAAGACCGCCCGGTTGCGACGCAGGAACAGCGGCTCGCCCAGACTTTCCTCCAGATTCTTGACCTGCTTGCTGATTGCCCCATGTGTAACGTGCAATTCCCGGGCCGCCAGCACGAAACTTTCATACCGCGCCGCCACCGCGAAAGCCTTCAAAGCGCCCAATTGCGGCAGGCGCGCCATCCTGGATCTGAATTCGGAATTGTCGGGCATATGTGTGAATTTACCTCACGCTTTTGCTCGAAAATATATCGGTTTTCACAAAACACAACATATGATTGATAATCGTTGTCGGCGGTTTACGCCGATGAAATCGGAGCCATTTTCAATGCAAGGCAATATTTCAGTTTTAAAGCACAGCGATCCGGCCAATGTGACCAATATCGATGTCTGCCAACAGTTGCATGACTTTGATTTTGTGTTTCTTGAAGGCAACAATTTTCTCGATGTCATTCATCAAAGCCATTTTAGCAGCCAGGATATTGCTGATTTTCAGGCATCCTGGGATGATCTTAAGCCGGATACCTATATGGCCGACGGCGGCAAATATCGCCTTCGCCGGCACGCAACCCTGACGGGCGCGCCAAAAGGCGGGCCCGTCACTCTCGAAAAGCATCAGCCGCATTTCCAGACAACCTCCTACAATCCACTCAATGGCGGCATTGAGCGTCATTTCGAGCCGGTATTGGCATCGACCATTGAAAATCCGGTGATGCAGGCGATTTTCTCCTTCGCCTCTTCCACCTTTGGCGCTCTCTCGCCATTTTCCACCTGGCACATGGAATTGCATCAGTTCCGCATTGAGGCTGTGCAGACCGGTGGCAAGCCAACACCTGAAGGCGTTCACCGCGACGGTGTGGATTTCGTGCTGATGGTTCTCATCAAGCGGCAGAATATTGTCGGGGGCGAAACCTCCATCCTGGATCGGGACGGCGTCACGCTGGCGGAATTTACGCTGACGGACCCCTTCGATGCTGCCATTGTCAATGATGAACGCGTTGCCCATGGCGTAACGCCGATCACCAAGCTTGATCCCGACCAGCAGGGCCTGCGCGATGTTCTGGTCCTGACCTTCCGCCGCAAATAAATGCAGATGTCAGCCGCGCGGAACCGCGCGGCTGTTGCCGGAGCCGGAGCCCGCATATTTATGGAACAAATACTTCTGATTGCTTCGATAACCTGGCTGGCCGTCCTCAGCCCCGGCGCGGATTTCGCCATGGTGTCGCGCAACAGCTTTCTCTATGGCCGCAAATCCGGGCTTGCAGCCTCGATGGGCATTGCCATCGCCTGCTGGTTTCATGTGATTTACGCCATGTTCGGCATTGCGATCATCCAGCATATTTTCCCCAATATTCTGGATATCATCAAATTTGTCGGCGCTGCCTATCTGGTCTATGCGGGCTTGGCCACGGCCTTCAGCAAGATACGCGATGTCGAAGGCAGTCTGGTTCCCAGCGACAGATCCATGGGCCGGGAAATGATGACCGGCATTCTGACCAATGGTCTCAATCCGAAAACGTCTATTTTCGTGATCAGCCTCTACACGCAATTCATCGGCAAGGACACGCCGCTGTCTCACCAATTGCTTTGGGGCCTGTTCATTTCCCTGTCACATTTGCTGTGGTTCGCGTCCGTTTCGACCTTTCTGTCCAACCCGGCCATTCGAACCGTGGTGCTACGTCGCCAGCGTTTATTCAATATCCTGATCGGGGTTGTGCTCGCCTCGCTGGGGGCCATTCTCTTCACCGCGGGCACCTTGGGGAGTGGCGCGCAATGACCGAATCCATCTGTTCCTTCATCGATCTCGAAGGCGTTCTCGTGCCGGAAATGTGGCCGCATATCGCTAAGTCGTTCGGAATTCCCGAACTCCAGGCGACCACGCGGGAAATTCCCGATTACCGTCAATTGCTGGACCAGCGGATCAAGCATCTGGCCGATCACCACGTTACCCTGGCCGAAATCTGCGCCAGTGTTGCCGAACTCGATCTGTTCAATGGGGCGGTGGAATTCCTCGCCGCACTCAAGCAACGCGGGCGTGTGGTGATCGTCTCGGACTCTTTTAGCCCGATGAACCGGCATTTTATTGAGCAGATTGCTGCTGATCAGGTCCTCTGCCACAGTTTTCAGACCAATGACGAGGATATCATTATCGGCTTCGACTTCTGGAATGAGCTGGCCGGAAAACATCTCTGCTTCGACGCTGTCGATACCGAGGGGTGCGCTCATTTTGCAATGGGCGACGCTTTGAACGACATCTCAATGATCCGTGCGGCGACCTATGGCGTGCTGTTTCAGCCCTCGATGGCGACGCTGCTGGCCGCGCCGGATCTGCGGGCCACATCATCCTATAGCGAAGTCCTCGATATCCTCGATGAAGCCATTTATATCAATGGCAGATCGACCTCAAAGAGGGCCACGACTTTCCTGGGGAGCGCCTTCGGCTGACAGCATATACGGCGACGCGTAAAGCTAGAGTTTTCCTTACGGCACCCTGCGTTTTATAAAACGCAGGGTGTTGTGGCATGTTAACTATGCAGCAGTGTCACCACTCCCGGGTAGCGTCACCGCTCCCGGAATGCCTTGTTGAAATAACTGGCCAGCGGTTTGGTAAGGTAGGTGAAGGGCGAGCGTTCTGTGGTCTGGATAAAGGTTTCAACCGGCATTCCGGGCAGGACTTGCACATCCCCCAATCGAGCAATTTCCTTTTCATCGGGCCTGATCTTGGCCCTATAGAAGCTATTACCGGTTTTTTCATCGTTGAACACGTCGGCAGAAACCTCGATCACCGTGCCATGGATATCCGGCGTCTGGCGGCGATCGAAGGCGGCAAACACCAGATCGGCCTTCTGGCCGACATGCACCTGATCGATTTCATTGGGCGGCAAATTGGTGGTGATCACCAGCCCGACATTCTGCGGGATGATATAGAGGATCGGTTCCGCCGCTTTGACCACGGTGCGCAACGCATGCACGGTCAGGCCGAACACCACGCCGCCGGTTGGTGCGGTCACTTCGGTGCGACCAAGGGTTTCCAGGGAAGAGACCCGTTTCTGGCGCAATTCGGCAATCTGTGCTTCGGCATTGCGCAGATCGGTGATCGATTGTTCACGCAGTTCGCCACTGACGTTCAGAATAGCGATTTCGATCTCGGCGATCTTGGCGCGGCTTTCGGCAATGCTGGCCATGGACGAGGCGATCTCGCCATCCGCTTCGACCTCGGACCGTTGCAGCGTCATCACCTTGCTGGTCTGGGTCAGGCCGTCGCGCAGCAATTTCTGCTGCACGGCCAGTTCCTCGCTGATCAATTGTCTTTGCTGGCGCAGCGCATTGAGCTTGGCGTTCAAGCCCTCGATTTGCTGGGCGGTCTGGTGCTTGCGTTCCTGCAATTGCCCGACCTGTTTGTCACGGTTTTCCTGGCGCGCTTGCAACAGGTTGCGCTGACCCTCGATAATCTCGCGCACATGGCCGTCGGTCTTTGCCCGTTCAGTAAGCTCGGGGTCGAAGCTGATTTCGCTCTTGCCATCCTGCTCGGCAGTCAGCCGCCCGGCATTGCCAAGCAGCGAAAACAACTGGTTTTCAATGATCGTCAGCTCGGATTGGTCTAGCTTTTCATCCATCCTGAGCAGAACCTGGCCGGGCTGGACGACATCGCCCTCCTTGACCAGCAAGTCCTGCACAATGCCACCGGCCTGGTGCTGGACCACCTGGCGGTTGGTTTCCACCTCCACCGTGCCGCTGCCGACCACGGCGCCCTTGATGGTGGTCAGCGTGCTCCAGGCACCCAGCCCCAACACCAGGACCGCCAGCGCGCCATAGCCGAGCGCCGTGTGACCGCGGGCCTGCCAGACGGTTTCCGAGTTGGACGACAACGGCTTTGCCGAGGGAGATGAGGGCATATTGG
It encodes the following:
- a CDS encoding LysR family transcriptional regulator; protein product: MPDNSEFRSRMARLPQLGALKAFAVAARYESFVLAARELHVTHGAISKQVKNLEESLGEPLFLRRNRAVFLTERGRQLAARLASVFQDLENVVTDFRSNAYAQPLIVSCEPTLCLKFLIPNLGDLKERTGLDVKVLAAGGKIDFRRDHVDLAVRRNDFAIDPRLHVRELAPEAMGMVCTPQVAADLNKVPRPSVPALHTRSRPDAWLNWCKTQPGTRKFNSDIFYEHFYLALEAAMAGQGVALASIHMVTTDMAAGRLTALGAFHQDGTHYLAVSNSDFAADERRLVFTDWLSRRMRAHLAQASTARPTAETRHLP
- a CDS encoding 2OG-Fe dioxygenase family protein, translating into MQGNISVLKHSDPANVTNIDVCQQLHDFDFVFLEGNNFLDVIHQSHFSSQDIADFQASWDDLKPDTYMADGGKYRLRRHATLTGAPKGGPVTLEKHQPHFQTTSYNPLNGGIERHFEPVLASTIENPVMQAIFSFASSTFGALSPFSTWHMELHQFRIEAVQTGGKPTPEGVHRDGVDFVLMVLIKRQNIVGGETSILDRDGVTLAEFTLTDPFDAAIVNDERVAHGVTPITKLDPDQQGLRDVLVLTFRRK
- a CDS encoding LysE family translocator → MEQILLIASITWLAVLSPGADFAMVSRNSFLYGRKSGLAASMGIAIACWFHVIYAMFGIAIIQHIFPNILDIIKFVGAAYLVYAGLATAFSKIRDVEGSLVPSDRSMGREMMTGILTNGLNPKTSIFVISLYTQFIGKDTPLSHQLLWGLFISLSHLLWFASVSTFLSNPAIRTVVLRRQRLFNILIGVVLASLGAILFTAGTLGSGAQ
- the thrH gene encoding bifunctional phosphoserine phosphatase/homoserine phosphotransferase ThrH, encoding MTESICSFIDLEGVLVPEMWPHIAKSFGIPELQATTREIPDYRQLLDQRIKHLADHHVTLAEICASVAELDLFNGAVEFLAALKQRGRVVIVSDSFSPMNRHFIEQIAADQVLCHSFQTNDEDIIIGFDFWNELAGKHLCFDAVDTEGCAHFAMGDALNDISMIRAATYGVLFQPSMATLLAAPDLRATSSYSEVLDILDEAIYINGRSTSKRATTFLGSAFG
- a CDS encoding HlyD family type I secretion periplasmic adaptor subunit, which produces MSLFSQTSTPASSSPANMPSSPSAKPLSSNSETVWQARGHTALGYGALAVLVLGLGAWSTLTTIKGAVVGSGTVEVETNRQVVQHQAGGIVQDLLVKEGDVVQPGQVLLRMDEKLDQSELTIIENQLFSLLGNAGRLTAEQDGKSEISFDPELTERAKTDGHVREIIEGQRNLLQARQENRDKQVGQLQERKHQTAQQIEGLNAKLNALRQQRQLISEELAVQQKLLRDGLTQTSKVMTLQRSEVEADGEIASSMASIAESRAKIAEIEIAILNVSGELREQSITDLRNAEAQIAELRQKRVSSLETLGRTEVTAPTGGVVFGLTVHALRTVVKAAEPILYIIPQNVGLVITTNLPPNEIDQVHVGQKADLVFAAFDRRQTPDIHGTVIEVSADVFNDEKTGNSFYRAKIRPDEKEIARLGDVQVLPGMPVETFIQTTERSPFTYLTKPLASYFNKAFRER